A region of Caminicella sporogenes DSM 14501 DNA encodes the following proteins:
- the trmB gene encoding tRNA (guanosine(46)-N7)-methyltransferase TrmB, whose amino-acid sequence MRLRYIKNAKEKMEMHDKVITNPEQYRYSWNDIFGNDNPIHVEFGAGRGGFIVKMAEKYHDINYLAFERNSKVIIKGLNKLPEKVPSNFYFVHSDIRKIEDIFNESFIERIYLNFSDPWPKERHSKRRLTHRRFLELYKKILVPKGEIHLKTDNDMLFDFSLDEFKEMGWEIVMVTRDLHNSKFVDGNIMTEYEEKFVKKGQHINKLIAISPKK is encoded by the coding sequence TTGAGGTTAAGATATATAAAAAATGCAAAAGAAAAGATGGAAATGCATGATAAAGTTATAACAAACCCCGAACAATATAGATATAGCTGGAATGATATATTTGGTAATGACAATCCTATTCACGTAGAATTTGGAGCAGGGCGTGGAGGATTTATTGTAAAAATGGCAGAAAAATATCATGATATAAATTATCTAGCTTTTGAAAGAAATTCAAAAGTAATAATAAAAGGATTAAATAAACTGCCGGAAAAAGTGCCATCAAATTTTTATTTTGTTCATTCTGATATTAGAAAAATAGAAGATATTTTTAATGAAAGTTTTATAGAGAGAATATATCTTAATTTTTCTGACCCGTGGCCAAAAGAAAGACATAGTAAGAGAAGACTTACTCATAGAAGATTTTTAGAATTATATAAAAAGATATTAGTTCCAAAAGGAGAAATTCACTTAAAAACTGATAATGATATGCTTTTTGATTTTTCGTTAGATGAATTTAAAGAGATGGGCTGGGAAATAGTTATGGTTACAAGAGATTTGCATAATAGTAAGTTTGTGGATGGGAATATTATGACAGAGTATGAAGAAAAATTTGTTAAGAAAGGTCAGCATATAAATAAATTGATAGCAATTTCACCTAAGAAATAA